From a region of the Pseudoclavibacter endophyticus genome:
- a CDS encoding ArsR/SmtB family transcription factor codes for MLRRVDALAVLADPVRRRIVEYLADSEVPAGELVEVMDAEFGLVQPATSRHLRRLREVGLVRSRPDGARRLYSLDPGALREIDVWLDQFRGLWSSALSALDAEIRRGKSPPRSETT; via the coding sequence ATGCTACGTCGCGTGGATGCGCTCGCTGTCTTGGCCGATCCGGTTCGTCGCCGCATCGTTGAGTACCTCGCTGACAGCGAGGTACCCGCCGGCGAGCTTGTCGAGGTGATGGACGCGGAGTTCGGACTCGTTCAACCGGCCACCTCGCGCCACCTGCGGCGGCTGCGTGAAGTCGGTCTCGTGCGATCCCGTCCCGACGGCGCTCGACGCCTGTATTCCCTCGATCCAGGTGCCCTGCGAGAAATCGACGTGTGGCTTGACCAGTTCCGAGGGCTATGGAGCAGCGCCCTGTCCGCCCTCGACGCCGAAATACGTCGAGGAAAGTCGCCACCAAGAAGCGAGACCACATGA
- a CDS encoding serine hydrolase domain-containing protein — protein MDAIARMLQEEVDAGTLPGAVAVRYRGENAETVVVGSQDLESCAPMSSDTLFFWDSLGKPLTAALALTFVADGTVDLDSPVDRWLPELSSARVLVDPSGQLSHTVPASRPVTVEDLLTLRGGLGFTTDFESPFTEALVTTLQEGPQLRALDRQSYLTGAGRLPLAHQPGQGWTYNAGSTILGLLLERVAQQSLGVLMADRIVDPLGMRDARWWVPPSERSRFASRYRATDNPRSPVELVDPPDGQHSRPPSFPDGAGGLIGTADDWLAFGRMLLNGGESNGQRILPTPLVKSMMTDQLTADQRRHAGFFLAEGEGWGYGGSVRADNTYGWAGGAGTAARVDPRHNQVTILLTQLALDGPQGSRVLNAFEDLVAAEDG, from the coding sequence ATGGACGCCATCGCAAGAATGCTCCAGGAAGAGGTCGACGCAGGCACGCTTCCGGGCGCAGTCGCTGTACGGTACCGGGGCGAGAACGCTGAGACAGTCGTGGTTGGTTCTCAGGACCTGGAGTCCTGTGCACCAATGTCGTCCGACACCCTGTTCTTCTGGGACTCCCTGGGCAAGCCATTGACTGCTGCCCTCGCCCTCACCTTCGTGGCCGACGGAACCGTCGATCTTGATTCGCCAGTCGATCGGTGGCTGCCCGAGCTGTCCAGTGCCAGGGTACTTGTGGACCCGAGTGGGCAGCTCTCGCACACTGTTCCCGCATCTCGCCCTGTGACGGTGGAGGATCTGCTTACCCTGCGCGGTGGACTCGGATTCACTACGGACTTCGAGTCACCATTCACCGAAGCTCTCGTCACGACGCTCCAGGAAGGCCCTCAGCTCCGCGCCCTGGACCGACAGTCCTACCTGACAGGAGCGGGGCGGTTACCGCTGGCGCATCAACCCGGCCAGGGCTGGACCTACAACGCCGGCAGTACCATCCTCGGGCTCCTGCTGGAACGAGTCGCACAGCAGTCGCTGGGCGTGCTCATGGCTGACCGTATCGTCGACCCACTGGGGATGCGGGACGCACGATGGTGGGTTCCACCATCCGAACGTTCTCGCTTCGCGAGCCGGTATCGAGCGACGGATAATCCTCGATCACCGGTGGAACTCGTCGATCCGCCCGACGGACAGCACTCTCGGCCCCCATCGTTTCCGGATGGCGCTGGTGGCCTGATCGGAACGGCCGACGATTGGCTCGCCTTCGGCAGGATGCTGCTCAACGGCGGTGAGTCCAACGGACAGCGGATCCTCCCCACCCCACTCGTGAAATCGATGATGACCGACCAGCTCACAGCCGACCAGCGGCGTCATGCGGGATTCTTCCTCGCCGAAGGCGAAGGCTGGGGATACGGCGGAAGCGTGCGCGCCGACAACACCTACGGCTGGGCCGGCGGCGCCGGGACCGCCGCGCGTGTCGATCCCCGGCATAACCAGGTCACCATTCTGTTGACACAGTTAGCTCTCGACGGTCCCCAAGGTTCCCGTGTCCTCAATGCCTTTGAAGACCTTGTCGCCGCCGAGGATGGGTGA